A single genomic interval of Microbacterium hydrocarbonoxydans harbors:
- a CDS encoding RsmB/NOP family class I SAM-dependent RNA methyltransferase, which produces MQPARRVAYDVLRAVSESDAYANLILPPAIADAGLTPQDAALATELAYGTLRRRGTYDAIIASAADRPADEIDPAVLDALRLATHQLLATRVASHAAVNESVNIVAATQGRGASSFANAVLRRISRETPGEWETRIEESARSDDERLALRSAHPVWVIRALRRALAAERRADELEALLDADNASPEVTLVALPGLAEPGEPRRPYAPTAYGSPGGDPHHVIADSGGTVRVQDEGSQLVALALAAAAPIAEGERWLDLCAGPGGKTALLASVARQHEVTLEANEVVPTRARLVRNALRAVPGEVVVHENDGRSFGTTHPGAFDRILVDAPCTGLGALRRRPEARWRKTPADVAELVPLQVELLQSALAAVAPGGIVAYVTCSPHLAETTGVVQEVLRGRDDVTELDARAVLTSVVSSPIDLAEDGTGRVQLWPHRHGTDAMFLALLQRTGTEQPAAGSEEGD; this is translated from the coding sequence GTGCAGCCCGCGCGGCGCGTTGCCTACGACGTGCTGCGCGCTGTCTCGGAGTCGGACGCCTACGCGAACCTGATCCTCCCTCCGGCGATCGCCGACGCCGGGCTCACCCCGCAGGATGCGGCGCTGGCCACCGAGCTCGCCTACGGGACTCTGCGGCGCAGGGGCACGTACGACGCGATCATCGCGTCCGCCGCCGACCGCCCGGCCGACGAGATCGACCCCGCGGTGCTCGACGCGCTGAGACTCGCGACCCATCAGCTGCTCGCGACCCGCGTCGCGTCACACGCGGCCGTCAACGAGTCTGTGAACATCGTCGCCGCCACCCAGGGTCGCGGAGCATCCAGCTTCGCGAATGCCGTGCTGAGGCGAATCTCGCGTGAGACGCCGGGGGAGTGGGAGACGCGGATCGAGGAATCGGCCCGCTCCGACGACGAGAGACTGGCGCTGCGCTCGGCGCATCCGGTCTGGGTGATCAGGGCGCTGCGCCGCGCACTGGCCGCCGAGCGCAGGGCCGACGAGCTGGAAGCGCTTCTGGATGCCGACAACGCCTCGCCCGAGGTCACGCTCGTGGCGCTCCCCGGACTCGCCGAACCGGGGGAGCCCCGGCGCCCGTACGCCCCCACCGCCTACGGATCTCCGGGCGGCGACCCGCATCACGTGATCGCCGACTCCGGCGGCACCGTGCGCGTCCAGGACGAGGGGTCGCAGCTGGTCGCCCTGGCACTGGCCGCGGCGGCTCCGATCGCTGAGGGCGAGCGGTGGCTCGATCTCTGCGCGGGGCCAGGAGGCAAGACGGCACTGCTCGCGTCAGTCGCCCGTCAGCACGAGGTGACTCTCGAGGCGAACGAGGTGGTGCCGACCAGGGCACGACTGGTGCGCAATGCACTGCGTGCGGTCCCTGGTGAGGTGGTCGTGCACGAAAACGACGGTCGCTCGTTCGGCACCACGCACCCCGGCGCCTTCGACCGCATCCTCGTCGACGCCCCGTGCACCGGCCTCGGTGCGCTGCGCCGTCGTCCCGAGGCGCGCTGGCGCAAGACGCCCGCCGATGTGGCCGAGCTCGTGCCGCTCCAGGTCGAGCTGCTGCAGTCCGCTCTCGCCGCCGTCGCTCCGGGCGGGATCGTCGCGTACGTGACCTGCTCGCCGCACCTCGCCGAGACGACGGGCGTCGTGCAGGAGGTGCTCCGTGGCCGCGACGACGTGACCGAGCTCGACGCCCGAGCGGTCCTGACGTCCGTGGTGTCCTCGCCGATCGACCTCGCGGAGGACGGCACGGGTCGAGTCCAACTGTGGCCGCACCGCCACGGGACGGATGCCATGTTCCTCGCGCTGCTGCAGCGCACCGGCACGGAACAGCCCGCCGCGGGCTCAGAAGAAGGAGACTAG
- the rpe gene encoding ribulose-phosphate 3-epimerase, whose protein sequence is MDLPRAPRINPSILAADFVNMQRDLAKIATADFAHVDVMDNHFVPNLTFGPQMVERIQATSPIPLDVHLMITDPERWAPAYAELGAASVTFHLEAAADPISLARTLRGIGARAGVAIKPDTPAEGLYSVLEEFDQILVMTVEPGFGGQGFMPETMPKLRALADEAKRRGSNVWLQVDGGISDATIEAAAAAGADTFVAGSAVYGADDIEAAVTRLRDRARAASLES, encoded by the coding sequence GTGGACCTGCCCCGCGCACCGCGCATCAACCCCAGCATCCTGGCCGCTGACTTCGTCAACATGCAGCGTGATCTTGCGAAGATCGCCACTGCGGACTTCGCACACGTCGACGTGATGGACAACCATTTCGTGCCGAACCTCACGTTCGGTCCGCAGATGGTGGAGCGGATCCAGGCGACGAGTCCCATCCCGCTCGACGTCCACCTGATGATCACCGACCCCGAACGCTGGGCGCCCGCGTACGCGGAGCTGGGCGCTGCGAGCGTCACGTTCCATCTCGAGGCCGCAGCCGACCCGATCTCCCTCGCGCGGACGCTGCGCGGCATCGGCGCACGCGCAGGCGTCGCGATCAAGCCGGACACCCCGGCCGAGGGACTCTACAGTGTGCTCGAGGAGTTCGATCAGATCCTCGTGATGACGGTCGAACCCGGGTTCGGCGGTCAGGGCTTCATGCCCGAGACCATGCCGAAGCTGCGTGCCCTCGCCGACGAGGCGAAGCGTCGGGGCTCGAACGTCTGGCTGCAGGTCGACGGCGGCATCTCCGATGCGACGATCGAGGCCGCGGCCGCGGCCGGGGCCGACACGTTCGTCGCGGGCTCCGCCGTGTACGGCGCGGATGACATCGAGGCGGCCGTCACCCGGCTCAGAGACCGCGCCAGAGCCGCTAGCCTGGAATCGTGA
- a CDS encoding phosphoribosyl-ATP diphosphatase: MKTFDELFAELSVKAETRPEGSGTVAELDGGVHTIGKKIVEEAAEVWMASEYESDDAAAEEISQLLYHVQVMMIAKGLSLQDVYRHL, from the coding sequence GTGAAGACTTTCGACGAGCTGTTCGCCGAGCTCAGCGTCAAGGCCGAGACCCGTCCAGAGGGATCGGGCACGGTCGCGGAGCTCGACGGCGGCGTGCACACGATCGGCAAGAAGATCGTAGAGGAGGCCGCCGAGGTCTGGATGGCATCCGAATACGAGTCGGATGACGCCGCTGCCGAGGAGATCTCGCAGCTGCTGTACCACGTGCAGGTGATGATGATCGCGAAGGGCCTGAGCCTGCAGGACGTCTACCGACATCTGTGA
- the hisG gene encoding ATP phosphoribosyltransferase: MLRIAVPNKGSLSETAADMLAEAGYAGRRDPKTLHVVDSDNDVEFFYLRPKDIATYVGSGAIDVGITGRDLLLDARMPGAREVEALGFAGSTFRFAAPAGRYTDVSELDGLRIATSYPGLVDAFLDERGIAVDLVPLDGAVESAVRLGVADAVADVVETGTTLRQAGLDVFGPVILQSEAVLIAGPHDADGSETLLRRLRGVMVARRFVMIDYDLPLALLDDAVKIAGGVESPTVSPLRDPEWVAVRVMVARSRVNPVMDALYALGARAILVTAIHNARL; this comes from the coding sequence ATGCTGCGCATTGCTGTTCCCAACAAGGGCTCTCTCTCCGAGACGGCCGCCGACATGCTCGCCGAGGCCGGTTACGCCGGTCGACGTGACCCCAAGACCCTCCACGTCGTCGACAGCGACAACGACGTCGAGTTCTTCTACCTCCGTCCGAAGGACATCGCCACGTACGTCGGATCCGGCGCGATCGATGTGGGCATCACGGGTCGCGACCTGCTGCTCGACGCCCGGATGCCCGGCGCACGCGAGGTCGAGGCTCTCGGCTTCGCCGGTTCCACATTCCGCTTCGCCGCGCCGGCCGGCCGCTACACCGATGTGTCGGAGCTCGACGGGCTCCGCATCGCGACCTCGTACCCCGGGCTCGTGGACGCGTTCCTCGACGAGCGAGGCATCGCGGTCGATCTCGTGCCGCTGGACGGCGCTGTGGAATCCGCGGTCCGTCTCGGTGTCGCGGACGCCGTCGCCGACGTCGTCGAGACCGGCACGACGCTGCGTCAGGCAGGACTCGACGTGTTCGGGCCGGTGATCCTGCAGTCCGAGGCCGTCCTGATCGCGGGACCGCACGACGCCGACGGCTCTGAGACGCTGCTGCGACGCCTGCGCGGAGTCATGGTCGCGCGTCGGTTCGTGATGATCGACTACGACCTGCCGCTGGCGCTGCTCGACGACGCCGTCAAGATCGCGGGCGGTGTCGAGTCGCCGACCGTGTCGCCGCTCCGCGACCCCGAGTGGGTGGCGGTCAGGGTGATGGTGGCCCGTTCCAGGGTGAACCCCGTGATGGATGCGCTGTACGCGCTGGGCGCGCGCGCGATCCTGGTCACGGCCATCCACAACGCGAGGCTCTGA
- the hisF gene encoding imidazole glycerol phosphate synthase subunit HisF — translation MALASRVIPCLDVADGRVVKGVNFENLRDMGDPVELARHYAAQGADEITFLDVTATVDARATTYDVVQRTAEQVFVPLTVGGGVRSVDDVARLLAVGADKVGVNSAAIARPELIGEIADRFGAQVLVLSLDVKRAGTTASGFVVTTHGGRTQTTLDALDWAREAAERGAGELLVNSIDADGTRDGFDLELVALMREAASVPVIASGGAGKASDFAPAIKAGADAVLAASVFHTGALTVGDVKDALRAEGVLVR, via the coding sequence ATGGCCCTCGCGAGCCGCGTCATCCCGTGCCTCGACGTCGCGGACGGCCGTGTCGTCAAGGGCGTGAACTTCGAGAACCTCCGCGACATGGGGGATCCGGTCGAGCTCGCCCGGCACTACGCCGCGCAGGGGGCTGACGAGATCACCTTCCTCGACGTGACGGCGACCGTCGATGCCCGCGCGACGACGTACGACGTCGTCCAGCGCACTGCCGAGCAGGTGTTCGTCCCCCTCACGGTGGGCGGGGGAGTGCGCAGCGTCGACGACGTCGCCCGGCTGCTCGCCGTCGGCGCAGACAAGGTGGGCGTCAACTCGGCGGCCATCGCGAGGCCCGAGCTGATCGGCGAGATCGCCGACCGCTTCGGCGCTCAGGTGCTCGTCCTCTCGCTCGACGTCAAGCGTGCGGGGACGACGGCCTCGGGGTTCGTCGTGACGACGCACGGCGGACGCACCCAGACGACCCTCGATGCGCTCGACTGGGCGCGCGAGGCCGCAGAGCGCGGAGCGGGGGAGCTGCTGGTCAATTCGATCGACGCCGACGGCACGCGCGACGGGTTCGACCTCGAGCTCGTCGCGCTGATGCGCGAGGCGGCCTCGGTGCCGGTGATCGCCTCTGGCGGCGCCGGCAAGGCGTCGGACTTCGCGCCCGCGATCAAGGCCGGAGCGGATGCCGTGCTCGCCGCCAGCGTGTTCCACACCGGTGCGCTGACAGTCGGCGATGTGAAGGACGCGCTGCGCGCGGAGGGAGTGCTGGTCCGATGA
- the hisI gene encoding phosphoribosyl-AMP cyclohydrolase, whose translation MSDIEERIAGVAFNDDGLAPVIVQQWDTAEVLMLAWVDAEALRRTLTTGRAVYWSRSRQEYWRKGDTSGHIQAVHEARLDCDGDAILLRVDQTGPACHTGTRTCFDTTDLEAVDGSATA comes from the coding sequence ATGAGCGATATCGAGGAGCGCATCGCGGGTGTCGCGTTCAACGACGACGGCCTCGCTCCGGTGATCGTGCAGCAGTGGGACACCGCGGAGGTCCTCATGCTCGCCTGGGTGGATGCCGAGGCGCTGCGTCGCACGCTCACCACCGGTCGCGCCGTCTACTGGTCGCGCTCCCGTCAGGAGTACTGGCGCAAGGGCGACACCTCCGGTCACATCCAGGCGGTCCACGAGGCGCGTCTGGACTGCGACGGCGACGCCATCCTGCTGCGGGTCGACCAGACCGGGCCCGCATGCCACACGGGCACCCGCACCTGCTTCGACACCACGGATCTCGAAGCCGTCGATGGAAGCGCGACGGCATGA
- a CDS encoding Trp biosynthesis-associated membrane protein, which produces MTLARRGRSIAVSGFLLSGAIGIISSTQTWLTVERADAGEAILVPGASALPLLAPLSLAVLALGVALSIIGPILRLVFGVLAAAASLFLGWTTLQLLLTEPLRAVTPTVTETTGLAGSAAIADVVAGIQLSPWPVVTLVGWVLLLAASVVVLLTWRRWKSGGRRYRTDAAHVEASAGPVDAIDSWDDLSRGTDPTR; this is translated from the coding sequence ATGACTCTCGCACGCCGCGGCCGCTCCATCGCCGTCTCCGGGTTCCTCCTCTCCGGCGCGATCGGCATCATCTCGTCCACGCAGACCTGGCTGACGGTCGAGCGGGCCGACGCCGGTGAGGCGATCCTCGTGCCAGGCGCCTCCGCGCTTCCCCTCCTCGCGCCGCTCAGTCTCGCCGTGCTCGCGCTCGGCGTCGCGCTGTCGATCATCGGCCCGATACTGCGCCTCGTCTTCGGGGTGCTGGCGGCGGCCGCGTCGCTGTTCCTCGGCTGGACGACGTTGCAGCTGCTCCTCACCGAGCCGCTGCGGGCCGTCACCCCGACGGTCACCGAGACGACCGGCCTCGCCGGGAGCGCGGCCATCGCCGACGTCGTGGCGGGCATCCAGCTCTCGCCCTGGCCCGTCGTCACCCTGGTCGGCTGGGTGCTGCTGCTGGCGGCATCCGTCGTCGTGCTCCTCACCTGGCGGCGCTGGAAGTCCGGCGGCCGTCGGTACCGTACGGATGCCGCGCATGTCGAGGCATCCGCAGGACCCGTCGATGCGATCGATTCCTGGGACGACCTGTCCCGCGGAACCGACCCGACACGCTGA
- a CDS encoding HGxxPAAW family protein, whose protein sequence is MTNPIADPGHGHSPAAWTGVIIMLAGFTIGTLAFCLAAFSPVWVPVIWVGAAIVPIGALVGWLVSKAGYGVKGPKYSPKAH, encoded by the coding sequence ATGACCAACCCGATCGCTGACCCCGGCCACGGACACTCGCCTGCGGCATGGACGGGCGTCATCATCATGCTCGCCGGCTTCACGATCGGCACGCTGGCCTTCTGCCTCGCCGCGTTCAGCCCCGTCTGGGTCCCCGTGATCTGGGTCGGTGCCGCGATCGTCCCGATCGGCGCCCTGGTGGGCTGGCTCGTGTCGAAGGCCGGCTACGGCGTGAAGGGCCCCAAGTACTCGCCGAAGGCGCACTAA
- the trpC gene encoding indole-3-glycerol phosphate synthase TrpC: MLADLTAGAVADAERRALTRPLAEVERDALSRPAAKDALAFLAPTERVKIIAEVKRASPSRGALAEIPDPAHQASLYETGGASAISVLTEERRFGGSLSDLEAVTARVSLPVLRKDFIANRYQVLEARAAGADLVLLIVAGLEPAVLQDLFGFITELGMTPLVETHSADELEVAIDLGAPLIGVNARDLTTLELDRDLFGRLVDRIPDSAIKIAESAVLTPADVTHYRSAGADVVLIGEALVTGDPVATLKSFLEA, encoded by the coding sequence GTGCTCGCCGACCTCACGGCCGGCGCAGTCGCAGACGCAGAGCGTCGCGCTCTCACCCGGCCGCTGGCCGAGGTCGAGCGCGACGCTCTCTCGCGACCGGCCGCCAAGGACGCCCTGGCGTTCCTCGCCCCGACCGAGCGTGTGAAGATCATCGCCGAGGTCAAGCGCGCCAGTCCCTCGCGCGGCGCCCTCGCCGAGATCCCAGACCCTGCGCACCAGGCCTCGCTGTACGAGACCGGCGGCGCCTCCGCGATCAGCGTCCTCACCGAGGAGCGCCGTTTCGGTGGCAGCCTCTCCGATCTCGAGGCCGTCACGGCCCGCGTGTCGCTCCCGGTCCTGCGCAAGGACTTCATCGCGAACCGGTACCAGGTGCTCGAGGCCCGCGCCGCCGGTGCCGACCTCGTGCTGCTGATCGTCGCTGGTCTCGAACCCGCTGTGCTGCAGGATCTGTTCGGCTTCATCACCGAGCTCGGCATGACACCGCTCGTCGAGACGCACTCGGCGGACGAGCTCGAGGTCGCGATCGATCTCGGTGCGCCGCTGATCGGCGTCAACGCCCGTGATCTCACGACCCTCGAGCTCGACCGCGACCTGTTCGGACGCCTGGTCGACCGCATCCCGGACTCGGCGATCAAGATCGCGGAATCCGCCGTTCTCACCCCTGCAGACGTCACGCACTACCGCTCTGCGGGCGCGGACGTCGTCCTGATCGGGGAGGCGCTCGTCACGGGCGACCCGGTCGCCACACTCAAGAGCTTCCTGGAGGCGTGA
- the trpB gene encoding tryptophan synthase subunit beta — protein MSLRDQHGPLFGEYGGRYMPESLIAAIDELSAAYADAIVDPAFRAELASLLSSYAGRPSPLTEVARFAEHAGGARVYLKREDLNHTGSHKINNVLGQALLTKRLGKTRVIAETGAGQHGVATATAAALFGLDCTIYMGEVDTERQALNVARMRLLGAEVVAVTSGSRTLKDAINDAYRDWVATVETTNYIFGTAAGPHPFPAMVRDFQKIIGEEARQQLLDEVGRLPDAVIACVGGGSNAIGMFDAFLDDEGVKLYGVEAAGDGVDTPRHAASIERGRPGILHGSKTYVLQDEDGQTIESHSISAGLDYPGVGPEHSWLADIGRAEYIPATDDEAMQALRLLSRTEGIIPAIESAHALAGALRLGREMGPDAVLAICLSGRGDKDMDTAARYFDLYDAAALEHDVNEESAAEQAASKGEPEL, from the coding sequence ATGAGCCTGCGAGACCAGCACGGACCCCTGTTCGGCGAGTACGGCGGGCGCTACATGCCCGAGTCGCTGATCGCCGCGATCGACGAGCTCTCCGCGGCGTACGCGGATGCGATCGTCGACCCCGCGTTCCGTGCGGAGCTGGCGTCGCTGCTCAGCTCGTACGCCGGCCGCCCGTCGCCCCTGACCGAGGTGGCCCGCTTCGCCGAGCACGCCGGCGGTGCGCGGGTCTACCTCAAGCGCGAGGACCTGAACCACACCGGATCGCACAAGATCAACAACGTGCTCGGACAGGCGCTGCTCACCAAGCGCCTGGGCAAGACGCGCGTCATCGCCGAGACGGGCGCCGGTCAGCACGGCGTGGCCACGGCCACGGCTGCAGCCCTGTTCGGGCTCGACTGCACGATCTACATGGGCGAGGTCGACACCGAGCGGCAGGCGCTGAACGTCGCACGCATGCGGCTCCTCGGGGCAGAGGTGGTCGCGGTGACCTCGGGGTCCCGCACGCTGAAGGACGCGATCAACGACGCCTACCGCGACTGGGTCGCCACGGTCGAGACCACCAACTACATCTTCGGAACGGCAGCGGGTCCGCATCCGTTCCCCGCCATGGTGCGCGACTTCCAGAAGATCATCGGCGAAGAGGCGCGGCAGCAGCTGCTCGACGAGGTAGGCCGGCTGCCCGATGCGGTCATCGCGTGCGTCGGCGGCGGCTCGAACGCGATCGGCATGTTCGACGCATTCCTCGACGACGAGGGCGTGAAGCTCTACGGTGTCGAGGCCGCAGGCGACGGAGTGGACACCCCCCGTCACGCCGCGTCGATCGAGCGCGGACGCCCCGGCATCCTGCACGGCTCGAAGACCTATGTGCTCCAGGACGAGGACGGTCAGACGATCGAGTCGCACTCGATCTCCGCAGGTCTCGACTACCCGGGTGTCGGACCGGAGCACTCCTGGCTCGCCGACATCGGACGCGCCGAGTACATCCCGGCGACCGACGATGAGGCCATGCAGGCGCTCCGCCTGCTGAGCCGTACCGAGGGGATCATCCCTGCGATCGAGTCCGCCCACGCCCTCGCGGGTGCCCTGCGCCTCGGACGCGAGATGGGGCCGGACGCCGTGCTAGCCATCTGCCTCTCCGGGCGCGGCGACAAGGACATGGACACCGCCGCCCGCTACTTCGACCTGTACGACGCCGCCGCGCTCGAACACGACGTGAACGAGGAGAGCGCTGCCGAACAGGCCGCTTCGAAGGGGGAGCCGGAACTGTGA
- the trpA gene encoding tryptophan synthase subunit alpha encodes MSRVEEVIAAAHAAGRSVFVGYLPVGFPDLETSIQAAITLAENGVDIIELGPPYSDPVMDGAVIQEATTAALANGFKMKDLFTAVRAITEATDVPVLVMTYWNPVFQYGVDRYADDLLAAGGAGLITPDITPDVAGEWIAASERTGLDRVFLAAPTSSDERLDLVVKSSTGFVYTVSTMGITGERAELDRAARTLVARLREHGATRACVGIGISTAEQIAGVSEYADGAIVGTALVRALRDGGIPALAEVTRTLAVGTSSSRPVHEN; translated from the coding sequence GTGAGCCGCGTGGAAGAGGTCATCGCCGCCGCCCACGCCGCCGGGCGCAGCGTCTTCGTCGGCTACCTTCCGGTCGGGTTCCCCGACCTCGAGACCAGCATCCAGGCCGCGATCACCCTCGCTGAGAACGGCGTCGACATCATCGAACTGGGCCCGCCCTACAGCGACCCGGTCATGGACGGCGCGGTGATCCAGGAGGCGACGACCGCCGCCCTCGCCAACGGATTCAAGATGAAGGATCTGTTCACGGCCGTGCGGGCGATCACCGAGGCGACCGACGTGCCGGTCCTCGTGATGACGTACTGGAACCCCGTCTTCCAGTACGGGGTCGATCGCTATGCCGACGATCTGCTCGCGGCCGGAGGTGCGGGACTGATCACGCCCGACATCACCCCGGACGTCGCAGGGGAGTGGATCGCCGCGAGCGAGCGCACCGGACTCGACCGGGTCTTCCTCGCCGCACCGACCTCGTCCGACGAGCGCCTCGACCTCGTCGTGAAGTCCTCGACCGGGTTCGTCTACACCGTCTCGACCATGGGCATCACGGGCGAGCGCGCCGAGCTCGACCGCGCGGCCCGCACCCTCGTCGCCCGCCTGCGCGAGCATGGCGCGACCCGCGCCTGCGTCGGCATCGGGATCTCGACCGCCGAGCAGATCGCCGGCGTCTCCGAATACGCGGACGGCGCGATCGTCGGCACCGCACTCGTCCGAGCCCTCCGAGACGGCGGCATCCCCGCCCTCGCCGAGGTCACCCGCACCCTGGCCGTCGGCACGTCGTCGTCGCGCCCCGTACACGAGAACTAG